The proteins below are encoded in one region of Cystobacter fuscus DSM 2262:
- a CDS encoding LysR family transcriptional regulator, with amino-acid sequence MMGNLSLDQLRVLVTIADTGSFSAAGRKLSRAQSAISQAVATLEGLQGVVLFDRSGHRPQLTEVGRVLVEQARLVLASAARFEAVAASTRAGLEPELALAIDPFVPTAPLIDSLRALGDTFPALPVSFSTEGLGGSLRRLRNGSAALAICLLLPTVPDDIAAYPLLRIGLQAVVAPTHPLAALGRPATRGDLEPHVQLVLSEPVDSGGANYGLLSARLWRFVDLGRRLDFLLAGLGWCRMPEHLVAGPIAAGQLIPLQIDEDSTPGGTLTIYAAHRRDRVLGAAGRWLLDELRRRLSSAEPSAPAPTKRMK; translated from the coding sequence ATGATGGGTAACCTCTCGCTGGATCAACTGCGCGTCCTCGTGACGATCGCCGACACGGGCAGCTTTTCCGCGGCCGGTCGCAAACTCAGTCGTGCGCAATCGGCGATCAGCCAGGCCGTGGCGACGCTCGAGGGCCTTCAGGGGGTTGTGCTCTTCGACCGGAGCGGTCACCGGCCACAGTTGACGGAGGTCGGGCGCGTGCTCGTCGAGCAGGCGCGACTGGTTCTGGCGAGCGCGGCCCGGTTCGAAGCGGTGGCGGCGAGCACGCGCGCGGGGCTGGAGCCCGAGCTCGCGCTCGCGATCGATCCCTTCGTGCCGACGGCGCCATTGATTGACAGCCTTCGCGCGCTCGGCGACACCTTTCCCGCGCTTCCGGTCAGCTTCTCGACCGAGGGACTCGGAGGCTCGCTGCGACGCCTGCGCAACGGGTCGGCCGCGCTGGCGATCTGCCTGCTCCTGCCCACCGTCCCCGACGACATCGCCGCCTACCCGCTGCTTCGTATTGGATTGCAAGCCGTGGTGGCGCCCACTCATCCGCTCGCCGCGCTCGGACGGCCGGCGACGCGGGGCGACCTGGAGCCGCACGTCCAACTGGTGCTGTCGGAACCGGTGGACTCCGGTGGCGCGAATTACGGACTCTTGAGCGCCAGGCTCTGGCGCTTCGTCGATCTCGGGCGGCGTCTCGACTTCCTGCTGGCCGGCCTCGGCTGGTGTCGGATGCCCGAGCATCTCGTCGCCGGACCGATCGCCGCGGGACAATTGATACCGCTCCAGATCGACGAGGATTCGACCCCAGGCGGCACGCTGACCATCTATGCGGCCCACAGGCGTGACCGCGTGCTGGGTGCCGCCGGTCGGTGGTTGCTCGATGAGTTGCGGCGCCGCCTGTCATCCGCTGAGCCCTCCGCACCGGCCCCCACGAAGCGCATGAAATGA
- a CDS encoding DUF4082 domain-containing protein: protein MALALALLALPPGSAHAQTAFSLFAPNSTPAVPSVTNDSTAVELGVKFKSDVAGDIVGIRFYKGGGNTGPHMGHLWSATGQLLASATFVDETATGWQQVTFSTPVPIAANTTYVASYHAPNGAYGFTDSGLIAGVDSPPLHALPGSTTSGGNGVFKYGPSGTFPTDSFRNSNYWVDVVFQPAAPVSIWPSTATPDIASVSNDSRPVEVGVKFRTSVTGNVVGVRFYKGGGNTGPHVGHLWSATGQLLASATFVDETATGWQQVTFSTPVPIAADTTYVASYHAPTGAYAFDDAGLVNGVNAPPVSALPGPTSGGNGVYAYGPSGTFPTGSYRDSNYWVDVLFQATGAPPPEPPPPGNTFSLFPVSATPATPTAQDTSSIEVGVKFRSDVDGRVKGIRFYKGGGNTGTHVGHLWSASGQLLASATFMNETATGWQQVTFASPVSITAGTTYVASYFAPVGGYSADLGGLANGVDAPPLHALPGSTTSGGNGVYAYGAVSSFPTSSYQNANYWVDVLFESNGPPPRPGVTGSGPVLLATDPVNPFTDYLKEILEAEGIASFATTDAGNIGASVSLEDYRVLILGETTLSAAQVTLVTQWVNAGGSLIALRPSANLDALLGINPSTGTLSEGYLLLDTTQAPGAGLTAETMQYHGTADLHTLAAGTRAIATLYSSATTPTSYAAVSLRPVGSGTAITFAYDLAKSVILTRQGNPAWQGQNRDGSSIGPGARSNDMFYGNASFDPKPDWVDMGKVQIPQADEQQRLLANMLHLTSAVPLPRLWYFPSAKKAVVVMTGDGHPGGATVQRWQQYLDASPASCNVDNWECVRGTVYDFIGGLTATQAAAYEAQGFEYALHVNTGCADYTAATLDPNFFTPQLANFAASYPGIPAPTTNRTHCIAFSDWATQPKVSLRHGIRLDTNYYYWPDYWVQDRPGLFTGSGMAMRFADVDGTPLDVYQLATQMTDESGQSYPLHIDTLLANALGPKGYYGAFNANMHVDTDPSAGSSGSAAIIASARREGVSVITAKQLLAWLNAREATQVSSVAFTGTALSFTVATPARNLSLMIPTRTATGRTLVSVSVNGTPVTTVPQTIKGVGFAFINGAQAGTYSATYN from the coding sequence ATGGCGCTCGCGTTGGCCCTCCTGGCCCTCCCCCCCGGGAGCGCGCACGCGCAGACGGCCTTCTCCCTCTTCGCGCCCAACAGCACGCCCGCCGTGCCCTCGGTGACGAATGACTCCACCGCGGTGGAGCTGGGCGTGAAGTTCAAGTCCGACGTGGCGGGCGACATCGTCGGCATCCGCTTCTACAAGGGCGGGGGCAACACCGGCCCCCACATGGGCCACCTGTGGAGCGCCACCGGGCAGTTGCTCGCCTCGGCCACCTTCGTCGACGAGACGGCCACCGGCTGGCAGCAGGTGACGTTCTCCACCCCGGTGCCCATCGCCGCCAACACGACGTACGTGGCCTCGTACCACGCGCCCAACGGGGCCTATGGCTTCACGGACTCGGGCCTCATCGCGGGTGTGGACAGCCCTCCCCTGCATGCGCTGCCGGGCAGCACCACCAGCGGCGGCAACGGCGTCTTCAAGTACGGCCCCTCCGGCACCTTCCCTACCGACAGCTTCCGCAACTCCAACTACTGGGTGGACGTGGTCTTCCAGCCCGCGGCGCCGGTGAGCATCTGGCCGTCCACCGCCACACCGGACATCGCCTCGGTGAGCAATGACTCCCGCCCCGTCGAAGTGGGCGTGAAGTTCCGGACCTCCGTGACGGGCAACGTGGTGGGCGTGCGCTTCTACAAGGGCGGGGGCAACACCGGCCCCCACGTGGGCCACCTGTGGAGCGCCACCGGGCAGTTGCTCGCCTCGGCCACCTTCGTCGACGAGACGGCCACCGGCTGGCAGCAGGTGACGTTCTCCACCCCGGTGCCCATCGCCGCCGACACGACGTACGTGGCCTCGTACCACGCGCCCACCGGCGCCTATGCCTTCGACGACGCGGGCCTCGTCAACGGCGTGAATGCCCCGCCCGTGTCCGCGCTTCCCGGCCCCACCAGCGGCGGCAACGGCGTCTACGCGTATGGGCCCTCGGGCACCTTCCCCACCGGCAGCTACCGTGACTCCAACTACTGGGTGGACGTCCTGTTCCAGGCCACGGGCGCGCCGCCGCCGGAGCCCCCCCCGCCGGGCAACACCTTCAGCCTCTTCCCCGTGAGCGCGACGCCCGCCACCCCCACGGCCCAAGACACGTCCTCCATCGAGGTGGGCGTGAAGTTCCGCTCGGACGTGGACGGCCGGGTGAAGGGCATCCGCTTCTACAAGGGTGGGGGCAACACCGGCACCCACGTGGGCCACCTCTGGAGCGCCTCCGGCCAGCTCCTGGCCAGCGCCACCTTCATGAACGAGACGGCCACGGGCTGGCAGCAGGTGACGTTCGCCTCGCCGGTGTCCATCACCGCCGGCACCACATACGTGGCCTCGTATTTCGCGCCGGTCGGCGGCTATTCCGCCGACCTGGGCGGGCTGGCCAACGGCGTGGACGCGCCGCCCCTGCACGCGCTGCCGGGCAGCACCACCAGCGGCGGCAACGGCGTGTATGCCTACGGAGCGGTATCCAGCTTCCCCACCAGCAGCTACCAGAACGCCAACTACTGGGTGGACGTCCTCTTCGAGTCGAACGGCCCGCCGCCGCGCCCGGGTGTCACCGGCTCCGGCCCGGTGCTGCTGGCCACCGATCCGGTCAACCCCTTCACCGACTATCTGAAGGAGATTCTCGAGGCCGAGGGCATCGCCTCGTTCGCCACCACCGACGCCGGCAACATCGGCGCGTCGGTGTCGCTCGAGGACTACCGGGTGCTCATCCTCGGCGAGACGACGCTGAGCGCCGCCCAGGTGACGCTCGTCACCCAGTGGGTGAACGCGGGCGGCAGCCTCATCGCCCTGCGACCCTCCGCCAACCTCGACGCGCTGCTCGGCATCAACCCGTCCACGGGCACGCTGTCGGAGGGCTACCTCCTGCTCGACACGACCCAGGCGCCGGGCGCGGGCCTCACCGCGGAGACGATGCAGTACCACGGCACCGCGGACCTGCACACGCTGGCCGCCGGCACACGCGCCATCGCCACGCTCTACTCGAGCGCCACCACGCCCACGTCCTACGCCGCGGTCAGCTTGCGTCCGGTGGGCAGCGGCACGGCCATCACCTTCGCATATGACCTGGCGAAGTCCGTCATCCTCACGCGCCAGGGCAACCCGGCGTGGCAGGGCCAGAACCGTGACGGCTCCAGCATCGGCCCGGGGGCGCGTTCCAACGACATGTTCTACGGCAACGCGTCCTTCGACCCGAAGCCGGACTGGGTGGACATGGGCAAGGTGCAGATTCCCCAGGCGGACGAGCAGCAGCGCCTGCTGGCGAACATGCTCCATCTGACCAGCGCCGTCCCGCTGCCGCGTCTCTGGTACTTCCCCAGCGCGAAGAAGGCCGTGGTGGTGATGACGGGTGACGGGCACCCGGGTGGCGCCACCGTGCAGCGCTGGCAGCAGTACCTCGACGCCAGCCCCGCCAGCTGCAACGTGGACAATTGGGAGTGCGTGCGCGGCACCGTCTATGACTTCATCGGCGGGCTGACGGCGACGCAGGCCGCGGCATACGAGGCGCAGGGCTTCGAGTACGCCCTCCACGTCAACACCGGCTGCGCGGACTACACGGCCGCTACGCTGGATCCGAACTTCTTCACGCCGCAGCTGGCGAATTTCGCCGCGTCGTACCCGGGCATCCCCGCGCCCACCACCAACCGCACGCACTGCATCGCCTTCAGCGATTGGGCCACGCAGCCGAAGGTGTCGCTGCGCCACGGCATCCGGCTGGACACGAACTACTACTACTGGCCGGACTACTGGGTGCAGGACCGTCCGGGCCTGTTCACCGGCTCGGGAATGGCCATGCGCTTCGCGGACGTGGACGGCACGCCTCTCGACGTCTACCAACTGGCCACGCAGATGACGGACGAGTCCGGCCAGTCGTACCCGCTGCACATCGACACGCTGCTGGCCAACGCGCTCGGCCCCAAGGGGTACTACGGCGCGTTCAACGCCAACATGCACGTGGACACGGATCCGTCGGCGGGATCCTCGGGCTCGGCGGCCATCATCGCCTCGGCCCGCCGGGAGGGCGTGTCCGTCATCACCGCGAAGCAGCTGCTCGCCTGGCTCAATGCGCGCGAGGCCACCCAGGTGTCCTCCGTGGCCTTCACCGGCACGGCGCTCTCCTTCACCGTGGCCACCCCGGCGCGCAACCTGTCGCTCATGATTCCCACGCGGACGGCGACGGGCCGCACGCTCGTGTCCGTGAGCGTCAACGGCACGCCGGTGACGACGGTGCCGCAGACCATCAAGGGCGTGGGCTTCGCGTTCATCAACGGCGCGCAGGCCGGCACCTACTCGGCCACGTACAACTGA
- a CDS encoding OmpA family protein, translated as MNPKFPLNPRSALLFGALVTAPALAQTPVKTFDLEQVTLSPGGQHSLVLTTGDVLEQGQLRLLLAGQYQHKPLVFVRNDEIQGSVVGRRWSAHLGVAYGLTDSVELALQLPVILSQGGDDLSALGIAPVSGTVLGAPVLQGRFVLARQSASALGDIGLNLGLSLPIGSSSGLTQDPGAGLAFNPGIGFGHNFGSLLRVGVEVGAVIRQSERLSNYANRIIDQVGSYATLGATVSTLGDGLRGEVTARALLALTQTMSAGEVLVGARYPLPLNLEVFALAGPGIGKMPGNPAFRAFAGLAFRPFPSKPKEEPREPTPVVCPACPVCPAPTPAPEPTPCPAPPPPAPPAPADSDKDGIPDVDDACPLKPGVPAHEGCPPPEPPKPPYAEYEEARISIKDQVRFATGKSDILPESFPLLDEVAKILKEHPELVRLQIGGHTDNRGTREFNIKLSQDRAEAVRRYLVDRGVAPTRLEAKGYGPDQPIATNDTAEGRQRNRRTEFISNSKKK; from the coding sequence ATGAACCCAAAGTTTCCCCTGAACCCTCGAAGTGCCCTCCTGTTCGGCGCGCTCGTCACAGCCCCGGCGCTCGCACAGACCCCCGTCAAGACCTTCGACCTCGAGCAGGTGACGCTCAGCCCGGGAGGTCAGCACTCGCTCGTGCTCACCACCGGTGACGTCCTGGAGCAAGGTCAACTCCGCCTCCTGCTCGCCGGCCAGTACCAGCACAAGCCCCTGGTGTTCGTGCGCAACGACGAGATCCAGGGCTCGGTCGTCGGCCGTCGCTGGAGCGCCCACCTCGGCGTCGCGTACGGCCTCACCGACAGCGTGGAACTGGCGCTGCAACTGCCCGTGATTCTCTCGCAGGGGGGCGATGATCTGTCCGCCCTGGGCATCGCGCCGGTCTCCGGCACGGTGCTCGGCGCGCCCGTGCTGCAGGGCCGCTTCGTGCTCGCACGCCAGTCCGCATCGGCCCTGGGCGACATCGGCCTCAACCTGGGCCTGTCGCTGCCCATCGGGAGCAGCTCCGGGCTCACGCAAGACCCGGGTGCTGGGCTCGCCTTCAACCCCGGGATCGGGTTCGGCCACAACTTCGGGTCTCTCCTCCGGGTGGGCGTGGAGGTGGGCGCGGTGATCCGCCAGAGCGAGAGGCTCTCGAACTACGCCAATCGGATCATCGACCAGGTGGGCAGCTACGCCACCCTGGGTGCCACCGTCTCCACGCTGGGAGATGGGCTGCGCGGCGAGGTGACGGCCCGCGCGCTCCTGGCGCTCACGCAGACCATGAGCGCGGGAGAGGTGCTCGTCGGAGCCCGCTACCCGCTGCCCCTGAACCTGGAGGTGTTCGCGCTGGCGGGTCCAGGCATCGGCAAGATGCCGGGCAACCCGGCGTTCCGCGCCTTCGCGGGCCTCGCCTTCCGTCCCTTCCCCTCCAAGCCGAAGGAAGAGCCGCGCGAGCCCACGCCCGTCGTCTGCCCCGCCTGCCCCGTCTGCCCGGCCCCCACGCCAGCGCCGGAGCCGACCCCGTGCCCGGCTCCTCCTCCTCCGGCCCCGCCCGCGCCCGCGGACTCCGACAAGGACGGCATCCCCGACGTGGACGACGCCTGCCCGCTCAAGCCCGGTGTCCCCGCCCACGAGGGCTGCCCGCCGCCCGAGCCGCCGAAGCCCCCGTACGCCGAGTACGAGGAGGCCCGCATCTCCATCAAGGATCAGGTCCGCTTCGCCACCGGCAAGTCCGACATCCTGCCCGAGTCCTTCCCCCTCCTCGATGAGGTGGCCAAGATCCTCAAGGAGCACCCGGAGCTCGTCCGGCTGCAGATCGGCGGCCACACCGACAACCGCGGCACGCGCGAGTTCAACATCAAGCTCTCTCAGGATCGCGCGGAGGCGGTGCGCCGCTACCTCGTTGATCGTGGCGTGGCGCCGACGCGCCTCGAGGCGAAGGGCTACGGACCGGACCAGCCCATCGCCACCAACGATACCGCCGAGGGCCGCCAGAGGAACCGCCGCACCGAGTTCATCTCCAACAGCAAGAAGAAGTAA
- a CDS encoding carboxypeptidase-like regulatory domain-containing protein has translation MNTEVPRRALPGAARVASLWVLLSALACGDSARPDSADARPVAPRSAAQKAVQTDLTATTTTTSPTFSSYIATLPPAQVTASITQTLEASWDPSLQSLNYPPVYPQGWSIEYYAGGEKLAKVPTTASEWAEVSGVIARGGLEVEGVEGERQAIVSRSTAPRVVVRPVFSGGVVGDGWDVFFDPGYTRIFNVHHHNNLNEIMCRDLVTGTTCPGFPMKLTQTSVRSTGRIDAASNNFWQPTVTLPAAEGQPSKLAWDCVDLTNATRCARPVVVSEFTSANIKRTNDNTDIKRNNYNDHTDPVVIGRKMYTIGFVSGGKARITCLDMATGTECPGVELPENGSADESGLTAVGNKLYVVPGFGKNLDCYDSTTWARCPGTWPQPVKDQAGKFVNGSPVWALPGANGEIQHICANNVCFTLEGAAHSLPPRFLAEIQAHPVMGNANPIFQYGGGSSSGTKVAWPYSIISTTKSTWAMCWDMATDAKCADKFPINVPVLYTTIFDPEQPECLWTNTDNGVIRNYDVRTGNQGCTGASTRISFKTPVSVPRLSCDPASRVYQYKSFKLTSPDPSLYTTATLTVRDSNGQPLAAWSKLPIDRANPVVDLTSLSTLETGLTPSFDISADITNANVVPASEIRVTTGAPPQLCWDLASPPSAACPIGPKLASTTASPPREATVTAKGSLTNTGTTTPYTNQDVRTNVATASFDTCGTRLTAKVVSLSDGSPVAGAKVFLLDGAGNPILDANGQPASAVSAADGSLEFPVWAGDYTLKMSGTDSYLPAFMNVTAGGSGMTTPTNGTVVSNAVTTAVNQTSHVDITVTNNQPAQPPPPAEDDEAWFQGSGCTAAGGAQSALVVMLVLGGLAVLRRRRT, from the coding sequence ATGAACACCGAAGTCCCACGCCGCGCGCTCCCAGGCGCGGCGCGGGTTGCCAGCCTCTGGGTCCTCCTCTCGGCTCTCGCCTGTGGCGACAGCGCCAGGCCCGACTCGGCTGACGCGCGCCCGGTCGCGCCGCGGAGCGCCGCGCAGAAGGCGGTCCAGACGGACCTGACCGCCACCACCACCACCACGAGCCCCACCTTCTCCTCGTACATCGCCACACTGCCGCCGGCCCAGGTGACGGCCTCCATCACCCAGACCCTGGAGGCGAGCTGGGATCCCAGCCTCCAAAGCCTCAACTATCCCCCCGTCTACCCGCAGGGCTGGAGCATCGAGTATTACGCGGGGGGCGAGAAGCTGGCGAAGGTGCCGACCACCGCCAGCGAATGGGCGGAGGTCTCGGGTGTGATCGCCCGAGGAGGCCTCGAGGTGGAGGGTGTGGAAGGCGAGCGGCAGGCGATCGTCTCCAGGTCCACCGCGCCTCGAGTGGTGGTGAGGCCCGTGTTCTCGGGCGGCGTCGTGGGTGACGGCTGGGACGTCTTCTTCGATCCCGGCTACACCCGGATCTTCAACGTCCACCACCACAACAACCTCAACGAGATCATGTGCCGCGATCTGGTGACCGGCACCACGTGCCCGGGCTTCCCCATGAAGCTCACCCAGACCAGCGTCCGCTCCACGGGCCGCATCGACGCGGCGTCCAACAACTTCTGGCAGCCCACCGTCACCCTGCCCGCCGCGGAGGGCCAGCCCTCCAAGCTGGCTTGGGACTGCGTGGACCTCACCAACGCCACGCGCTGCGCCAGGCCGGTGGTCGTCTCCGAGTTCACCTCGGCCAACATCAAGAGGACCAACGACAACACCGACATCAAGAGGAACAACTACAACGACCACACCGATCCGGTGGTGATCGGCCGGAAGATGTACACGATCGGCTTCGTCAGCGGCGGGAAGGCCCGCATCACCTGCCTGGACATGGCCACCGGCACCGAGTGCCCCGGGGTGGAGCTGCCAGAGAACGGCAGTGCCGACGAATCCGGCCTCACCGCGGTGGGGAACAAGCTCTACGTGGTCCCCGGCTTCGGCAAGAACCTGGACTGCTACGACAGCACCACCTGGGCGCGGTGCCCTGGGACCTGGCCCCAGCCCGTGAAGGACCAGGCGGGCAAGTTCGTGAATGGCAGTCCCGTGTGGGCCCTGCCGGGTGCCAACGGTGAGATCCAGCACATCTGCGCGAACAACGTCTGCTTCACGCTGGAAGGCGCCGCGCACAGCCTGCCGCCGAGATTCCTCGCCGAGATCCAGGCGCATCCCGTGATGGGAAATGCGAACCCGATCTTCCAGTACGGCGGTGGCAGCAGCTCCGGCACCAAGGTCGCCTGGCCCTACAGCATCATCTCCACCACCAAGAGCACCTGGGCGATGTGCTGGGACATGGCCACCGACGCCAAGTGCGCGGACAAGTTTCCCATCAATGTGCCGGTCCTCTACACGACCATCTTCGATCCCGAGCAGCCGGAATGCCTGTGGACCAACACGGACAACGGCGTCATCAGGAACTATGATGTCAGGACCGGCAACCAGGGCTGCACTGGCGCTTCGACCCGCATCTCCTTCAAGACGCCGGTGAGCGTGCCGCGGCTGAGCTGCGACCCTGCGTCGCGCGTCTACCAGTACAAGTCCTTCAAGCTCACCTCGCCCGACCCCTCGCTGTACACCACGGCCACCCTGACGGTGAGGGACTCCAACGGCCAGCCCCTGGCCGCGTGGAGCAAGCTGCCGATCGATCGCGCCAATCCCGTCGTGGATTTGACCTCGCTCTCGACGCTCGAGACGGGGCTCACGCCGAGCTTCGACATCTCCGCTGACATCACCAACGCCAACGTGGTGCCCGCCAGCGAGATCCGCGTCACCACGGGCGCTCCCCCGCAGCTGTGCTGGGACCTCGCGTCGCCGCCCTCCGCTGCCTGTCCGATCGGACCCAAGCTGGCCAGCACCACCGCCTCTCCCCCTCGGGAGGCCACCGTCACCGCCAAGGGCTCGCTCACCAACACCGGTACCACCACGCCCTATACGAACCAGGACGTGCGCACCAACGTCGCCACGGCCAGCTTCGACACCTGCGGCACCCGTCTGACCGCCAAGGTGGTGTCGCTGTCCGACGGCAGCCCCGTCGCCGGGGCCAAGGTGTTCCTGCTCGACGGCGCGGGCAACCCCATCCTGGATGCGAACGGCCAGCCAGCCTCCGCGGTGTCGGCGGCTGACGGCAGCCTCGAATTCCCGGTCTGGGCGGGGGACTACACGCTCAAGATGAGCGGGACCGACAGCTACCTCCCGGCCTTCATGAACGTGACCGCGGGCGGCAGTGGCATGACCACCCCTACCAACGGCACGGTGGTCTCCAACGCCGTCACCACCGCGGTGAACCAGACCTCCCATGTGGACATCACCGTCACGAACAACCAGCCCGCACAGCCCCCTCCGCCGGCCGAGGACGATGAAGCCTGGTTCCAGGGCAGTGGCTGCACCGCGGCCGGAGGCGCCCAGTCGGCGCTGGTGGTGATGCTGGTCCTGGGTGGGCTCGCGGTGCTTCGCCGCCGCCGCACGTAG
- a CDS encoding xanthine dehydrogenase family protein molybdopterin-binding subunit yields MSTQDKPVGEILGRSVPRLEAREKVTGRAVYTDDMTLPGMLHGALLGSPHAHARILAYDTSRARAMPGVRAVLTAEDLPDHRIGAVIKDQPLLARGKVLYAGEPVAAVAAVDLETARRALRAIDIQYEPLPEVLDPEEALRPEAPVLHERREALARTPNAAAHIRLIEGEPDSVWTQCEVIVEDVFETPAQQHIYLEPCSTLASVDRDSGKVTVYTSTQSAFRAQAIIAEALGLPMSKVRVIVPRVGGGFGGKTESTNQPITVALAKAAGAPVKLTFSRTDDMVMMRSRHACRIHMRTGATRDGRILARQVKLHYDTGAYADDGPFVAGVGAWFARGPYRIPHFDIECWCVYTNRLRASAFRGFGNPQIHFASEVQIDRLAEKLGMDPIELRLRNALETGEKWIGGAPVESGTLKACLERAREASDWSRRRSARAATPGKRRGIGVAAVGHVSALLGSSATVRLNEDGTATVSTGAVDIGQGSDTALAQVAAAALGLSLEQINFTGPDTDGSPYDWCTGGTRTTFTVGRVLTQACAQIQQQLFEQASEMLERPEQELELRPGGIVGVKGRPEASVTFGAIAARALYFKGGPIIASSRWLFPAVPIDPQRTSAQGLSSMGNGYFVFGAQVVEVEVDELTGHVQVLEAWSVHDVGRVINPAAAEGQIHGGFVQGLGFALTEELVWKDGHLTNPSMSGYKVLGAPDVPVAIHPILLEHPHGEGPFGAKGVAEASLVGVAAAVSNAIRHATGAHVTRIPATAERVLRAWLDTAPSKDSHQTR; encoded by the coding sequence ATGAGCACTCAGGACAAGCCCGTGGGGGAGATCCTCGGCCGGTCCGTGCCAAGGCTGGAGGCGCGCGAGAAGGTCACCGGACGCGCCGTCTACACCGACGACATGACCCTGCCGGGCATGCTGCATGGCGCCCTGCTCGGCAGCCCTCATGCGCATGCCCGGATCCTCGCCTACGACACCTCGCGGGCCCGGGCGATGCCCGGGGTCAGGGCCGTGCTCACGGCCGAGGATCTGCCCGACCACCGCATCGGCGCCGTCATCAAGGATCAGCCGCTGCTCGCGCGCGGCAAGGTCCTCTACGCGGGCGAGCCCGTCGCCGCCGTCGCCGCGGTCGATCTCGAGACGGCGCGCAGGGCGCTGCGGGCGATCGACATCCAATACGAGCCCCTGCCCGAGGTGCTCGATCCCGAGGAGGCACTGAGGCCGGAGGCACCCGTGCTCCACGAGCGGCGTGAGGCGCTGGCGAGGACGCCCAATGCCGCGGCGCACATCCGGCTCATCGAGGGCGAGCCCGACAGCGTGTGGACGCAGTGCGAGGTGATCGTCGAGGACGTGTTCGAGACGCCCGCGCAGCAGCACATCTACCTGGAGCCCTGCTCCACCCTGGCCTCGGTGGATCGCGACAGCGGCAAGGTGACCGTCTACACCTCGACGCAGTCCGCCTTTCGCGCCCAGGCGATCATCGCCGAGGCGCTGGGCCTTCCCATGTCGAAGGTCCGGGTCATCGTGCCCCGGGTGGGTGGTGGCTTCGGCGGCAAGACCGAGTCGACCAACCAGCCCATCACCGTGGCGCTGGCGAAGGCCGCCGGCGCGCCGGTGAAGCTGACGTTCTCGCGCACCGACGACATGGTGATGATGAGATCTCGCCACGCGTGCCGCATCCACATGCGTACGGGTGCGACCCGGGACGGCCGCATCCTCGCCCGTCAGGTGAAGCTGCACTACGACACGGGCGCCTATGCCGATGACGGACCGTTCGTCGCGGGAGTGGGCGCCTGGTTCGCGCGCGGGCCGTACCGCATCCCCCACTTCGATATCGAGTGCTGGTGCGTGTACACCAACCGGCTCCGGGCCTCGGCGTTCCGCGGGTTCGGCAACCCGCAGATCCACTTCGCCAGCGAGGTGCAGATCGACCGGCTCGCCGAGAAGCTGGGCATGGATCCCATCGAGCTGCGGCTGCGCAACGCGCTCGAGACCGGAGAGAAGTGGATTGGAGGCGCGCCCGTCGAGAGCGGCACGCTCAAGGCCTGCCTGGAGCGGGCGCGCGAGGCGTCCGACTGGAGCCGGCGGCGGAGTGCTCGTGCGGCGACGCCCGGCAAGCGGCGGGGCATCGGGGTGGCGGCGGTCGGACATGTCTCGGCGCTGCTGGGCTCGAGCGCCACGGTCCGGCTCAATGAGGATGGGACCGCCACGGTGAGCACCGGCGCGGTGGACATCGGTCAGGGCTCGGATACGGCGCTCGCCCAGGTGGCGGCCGCGGCGCTGGGGCTGTCGCTCGAGCAGATCAACTTCACCGGTCCGGACACGGACGGCTCGCCGTATGACTGGTGCACGGGAGGCACGCGTACCACCTTCACCGTGGGCCGGGTCCTCACCCAGGCCTGTGCGCAAATCCAACAACAGCTCTTCGAGCAGGCCAGCGAGATGCTGGAGCGTCCGGAGCAGGAGCTGGAGCTGAGACCCGGTGGCATCGTCGGAGTGAAGGGCAGGCCCGAGGCCTCGGTCACGTTCGGAGCCATCGCCGCCCGCGCCCTCTACTTCAAGGGCGGCCCGATCATCGCGTCCTCCCGCTGGCTGTTCCCGGCGGTGCCCATCGATCCCCAACGCACCTCCGCCCAGGGACTGTCCTCGATGGGCAATGGCTATTTCGTCTTTGGCGCGCAGGTGGTGGAAGTCGAGGTGGACGAGCTGACCGGCCACGTCCAGGTGCTCGAGGCCTGGAGCGTCCATGACGTGGGCCGGGTGATCAACCCCGCCGCGGCGGAGGGACAGATCCACGGTGGGTTCGTGCAGGGGCTCGGCTTCGCGCTGACGGAAGAGCTGGTGTGGAAGGACGGCCACCTGACCAATCCCTCCATGAGTGGGTACAAGGTCCTCGGCGCGCCGGATGTCCCCGTGGCCATCCACCCCATCCTCCTCGAGCACCCGCATGGCGAGGGCCCTTTCGGGGCCAAGGGGGTCGCCGAGGCGAGCCTGGTGGGAGTGGCCGCCGCCGTCAGCAACGCGATCCGGCATGCGACTGGCGCGCATGTCACCCGGATCCCCGCCACGGCGGAGCGCGTGCTGCGCGCGTGGCTGGATACGGCTCCATCCAAAGACTCGCACCAGACACGTTGA